The Dehalococcoidia bacterium region TTCAGGTTGCGGACGATAACCGTGTTGCCGAGGTTGACTGAGGCAGTCGGCGTCTTGTCCTCTTTAATCACGACCGCCCGTTTGAGCGTGGACTCGATTTCGCGGATCCTGCCCTCAAGGTGCGCCTGCTCCTCGCGGGCAGCGTCCAGAGGCGCGTTCTCGCGAAAGTCCTTGTCGGCCATCGCCCGTCGCAGTTCGGCCGCCACCTTCGGACGGCGCGCCCGGAGCTCTTCCAGTTCGCGCTTCATCGCCTCAATCGCGCCTTCGCTCAACGAGACCGGCCCCGCTTCTTTCAGGCGCGCTGGCGTCTTTATCGCCTTCTGCGCCTTCGGCGGGCGGATGTGGACGGCCATGTTGGTGGCGGTATAGCCCTTTTTCTTGGCAAAGGCGAGAAACGCGCGCACGGGCTCGAGGCGGGAAGCGACGTCGGCGAGGCTGGAGCCGAGGCTTGCGGCGTAGCCGGAGACATCGTGGCCTGTGAGCTCGCTCATCGCTCGGTCGGAGCCGTACCAGCGGACGAAGCGGTTGACCTCTGCCTGCGCCTCCTGTCGCTCATCGGGACCGAGCGATGCGAGGAAAA contains the following coding sequences:
- a CDS encoding GreA/GreB family elongation factor, which gives rise to MPPDNPTLREAAVIFLASLGPDERQEAQAEVNRFVRWYGSDRAMSELTGHDVSGYAASLGSSLADVASRLEPVRAFLAFAKKKGYTATNMAVHIRPPKAQKAIKTPARLKEAGPVSLSEGAIEAMKRELEELRARRPKVAAELRRAMADKDFRENAPLDAAREEQAHLEGRIREIESTLKRAVVIKEDKTPTASVNLGNTVIVRNLKSGAEIKYTLVSPHEVDPSQGKISIASPVGKALVRKREGDEVEVEAPAGAIRLRVERIQS